The following proteins come from a genomic window of Trifolium pratense cultivar HEN17-A07 linkage group LG4, ARS_RC_1.1, whole genome shotgun sequence:
- the LOC123920696 gene encoding protein ALTERED XYLOGLUCAN 9, with amino-acid sequence MFGAVQFGLFAACVVLFVPMGMAGWHLSRNKVLFFSGALFITLAVGVHLTPYFPSVTDFITSVKSSSSVVVVDNNNDHDVVVVEDRETCVSLLHEITWEVMPSKVFDPLLNNNSLNYQKFWSWSRLDSVDLCEFQKLKRNDVLDLLNGSWVMVAGDSQARIFTLSLLSLVLDSKRVESVKSFLFKRHSDYHIVVDEMDLKLDFIWAPYPNNLTDLATKFKRKHLYPDVLVMGSGLWHMLHVTNASDYGALLRLLRNSVTSMLPVSPKFGNDGPVMGSVSSVRSPHLFWLGMPTLINSMLNTQEKRVKMNDVVQGEYDREVRKSSILREFGGPFQLLDIGSLSLNCGIKCTDDGMHYDSAVYEAELHIMFNALLIESHQKL; translated from the coding sequence ATGTTTGGTGCTGTTCAATTTGGTTTATTTGCAgcttgtgttgttttgtttgttccAATGGGTATGGCTGGTTGGCATTTGAGTCGTAACAAGGTTCTTTTTTTCAGTGGTGCACTTTTCATTACTCTTGCAGTTGGTGTTCATCTTACTCCTTATTTTCCTTCTGTTACTGATTTTATTACTTCTGTTAAATCTTCATcttctgttgttgttgttgataataataatgatcatgatgttgttgttgttgaagatcGTGAGACTTGTGTTTCTTTACTTCATGAGATTACTTGGGAGGTTATGCCAAGTAAGGTTTTTGATCCTTTGTTGAATAATAATTCTTTGAATTATCAAAAGTTTTGGTCTTGGAGTAGATTAGATTCTGTTGATTTATGTGAGTTTCAGAAGCTTAAGAGAAATGACGTTTTGGATTTGCTTAATGGGTCTTGGGTTATGGTTGCTGGGGATTCACAAGCTAGGATTTTTACACTTTCTTTGTTGAGTTTGGTTTTGGATTCCAAGCGGGTTGAATCTGTTAAGAGTTTTTTGTTTAAAAGACATAGTGATTATCATATTGTTGTTGATGAGATGGATTTGAAATTGGATTTTATTTGGGCACCTTATCCTAATAATTTGACTGATTTAGCTACGAAGTTTAAGCGGAAACATTTGTATCCGGATGTTTTGGTGATGGGTTCTGGCTTATGGCATATGCTTCATGTTACAAATGCTTCTGATTATGGTGCTTTGTTGAGGTTGTTAAGGAATTCTGTGACATCAATGTTGCCTGTTTCGCCGAAATTTGGCAACGATGGGCCTGTGATGGGTTCTGTTTCTTCGGTTAGGTCTCCGCATTTGTTTTGGTTAGGTATGCCGACTTTGATAAACTCTATGTTGAATACACAAGAGAAGAGAGTGAAGATGAATGATGTAGTGCAAGGTGAGTATGATAGGGAGGTTCGGAAAAGTAGTATATTGAGGGAATTCGGTGGTCCGTTTCAACTACTTGATATAGGGTCCTTGAGTTTGAATTGTGGAATCAAATGTACAGACGATGGTATGCATTATGATAGTGCTGTTTATGAAGCTGAACTTCATATTATGTTCAATGCATTGCTTATAGAATCACATCAAAAGCTTTAA